Within Vicia villosa cultivar HV-30 ecotype Madison, WI unplaced genomic scaffold, Vvil1.0 scaffold7, whole genome shotgun sequence, the genomic segment AAATGGTTCAGTTTTTTAATAGTGCAATGCAATTCAGTTCTAATATACATACAATTCAATTAACCATacttttgaacacccctagtagGACGGAGGTCAACATCTTCTAACAACTCATTACACAAAACGCAGAGATTGTACTCATCATTAGTAATTATTGAACGTATCCTGCAACTATAAAAATCATGCAAtatgacaaaaaaaatcaaaataaaatatccaACCAATTCAACAAACACTCTGGTAAACAAATTGCTTTCATGAATAAAGAAGTTTTAAGGAACAATGACACTGTCTGTAAACAGACCTTTGTTTCCACATTGAACCAACTCAACGAGTCCATCCATTTTCTACATggctaataattataaatatacaaACACTCCAATAAACAAATTACTTTCATGTATAAGCAAGTTTCTAGGAATGACTTTGTCTGTAACCAAAGCTTGTTTCCACATTAAACAACCTCAATGACTCCAGCCATTTTTTGTTTGACTAATAAGTATGACATACAAACACAAACTGCATAAATAAACAGAAAAGAGTGTAGGGGAGGCAAATGCATTATCAAGTTGCTTCATGGACTATTGTTGCATCAATCTGGAACTTTCCTTCTTCCTCTATACCGAAAAATTCAAATGAAGAATTCAAAGCATTCTGGAACAATTCGTCATTGCTAAATGCCAATTTTATAATCTTTACGTATTTATTTTTCGCATCCAAGAGCCCCTGCTCAAATTCAGCATGATCCTTCAATCTTTCTGGATCAATACCAAGTTTTTTAACAGGCTCTCGAATGTGTGAAGTCATCACTTCACATATTTTCGAGAGACCATCAGTAACACGGCCGAACAAATTATAGTGGAAGCAGGACATTAATCTGATAGGTGATGTACAAAAAGCATGCCCAACTGGAACAGCAAAGTGGTATTCAATAAGAATCAATGGAACAGTTAAAACGTCATTTTTCACCATTTTCACATGATAAAACATTTGTATTTAACCTCACCGAAACAAACAAGCTTACCAATTCTATGCAAGATACCTATACAGTTTTCTGTCTCTATTATCTCTCTCCATAAATTCCCTCTCAATAAGAGACTCAATCCGTTTCTTCACATCGGTTAAATTTGCGAGGAATCGCGGCTGTAACAGCTTTGTGACCTCAGCTATAAGATTGTTATGATCAAGCTGCTTCCTAGCTTTCATAATCCTTACTATTACTGAGTCAATTTGCAACTTCCGGTCCTCTTGTACTTTTTGTCGAGTTTCCAGTTTCTCTGGTTCCGATTCCTTTGTTGCAACAACAGTTCCTATTTTTACCTTATACAGTTTGCTACTGAAGTTGTCATTAAAAAAGAATGCATCATCCTCACTGACATCTTTGGTCATAGGCTCCTTCCTAAGGACATTTCTTTCCTTAACCAAAGCCAAAGATTGCAGACACCTCTTCAAATCTGAAGTTGGAATCTCAGTTGCCTGCTCAATTTCCTTGTAGCTTAATCTATCAGCATCATTAAACAGCATGAGAACACACATTTGATAGGTGGAGACATTTAACTCGTGTCTCTGACCTTTCCCGAAAGTAGCTTTTAAGTCTGCTGTGCCCATATTAGTTTGCCATGTCAACCTCCTGCCAGTATGAATGCCGAGGTAATATGACTCAAATTTCTCGCAAAGTTCCAACATTTCCACCGGAAGGTTACATGCCACACTAGCAAGAGATGGCCAAGACCCTGTCGTTAGAATCTGCACAGTAAGTGTAGGACCATCACCTAACTCAGGGTGGCGGGCATAAAAGCCTTGCATTGTGTCTAAACTGGTTTTCATGTCAGTAAACATGCCCTCTAATTTTGAGGAAAATTGGAATCCACATTCTGTTTTGAGCTTGACTACGAAACTCCTTTCAGCATCATTAGAAACTGTTTTTCCAGACAAAAGTCGCTTTGCCAGATGCTGTTTGTAATACTTCTCAAACACATCTTTTTCATCCAAGTACCGGAATAGGATCATCACTTTGTCAAGAGTAACCTCTATATCACCCTCGCTAACTCCCTGTAGACCCTTTCGAAACTTATCATCTACAAATAGTGAAATGAGCTCTGGAGAACGGGGGTTCAAGTTAATgaaatatttaaatgataaattcAAAGCATCTCGGAACAACTTGTCATTACTAAACGCCATGTTTATAATCTTGTCGTATTTTTCCCTCTCATCCAAGAGCCTCTGCACAAATTCAATAGGATCCTTCAACCTTTCTGGATCAGTCACAAGCTGTTTACCGGATTCTCTCATGTGTGAAATCATCACTTCAATTATATTCGGGAGACCATCATTAACACGACCGAACAAGTTATACATTCTCCCCAAATCTTCATATTTATCATCACAAAGCATGTTAACTAAGCCAGAGTTTTCCATGTGGATTAATCTCAGCATGTGATTTTCAATCATCTCCTTCTCCACCACATTAGTAATCTTCTTTTCAGTCCTCGGGTCCAAGTAATGGTTCACTCTATCCATTTCCTCATCCAGGCGCCTCTCAGCTTTCTTGAGATAATCCCCGCAATCACAACACTCCATATATTTCTGGGACTCAAACCTGTAGAAATCAGCTGAAACTTGCAGAAAATGAGTCTCAAATTCTTGTCTATAAACAGGACCTAAATCCATCAGCATCAATGTTATATTCCTTATCAGTCCTCTATTAACAACATCCCCAACACGCTCACTGTATACTAAATCCAAAAGCATACTCAACAGTCGAGACCTTATCTGGTTGGAATGAATAACATTTTCTCTCCACAGGTTCAGGCCAAGTGCATAAACTCTGGGCTTCTGGGTAATTGTTGTATAAGTCCGGTCCATGTACATCAGAATGTCTCTAATCATTTCTAACGCCTTATTATGATCAATCCATTTTCTGTTGAGTTCTTCCAGAAAGGAAATTCCTTGAATGGCTTCAACAGATCTGGCTATCTCTTTGAGATGAAAAGTCATGGTGGCAACCAACCCAGAGTAGAGCTTCTCACCAAATTTGTGAAGAACCATATTGTAAGCATTCCTAAATCCacaaaataaagacaataaaatattAGATGATAAAATACCCAAAATAAAGAGATAAAGTACAATATCCATTTGATGTGCACATGTAGTAGGAAAATTTGTAAAGCAAGATCATCTTATTTGCAAAAGCAGTTCATTATTTCAGATTTATAAACTATTAATTCAAAGAGAGGACAGTAATGAAAGTAGGCCACAAAGTCTAACAAGTATCTGGAATGGCAGCCAGTGTTACCCTAATAGCAAAACTAGGACAGTGTCGTCTATCTGTTTACATGACTACATTCACATGAACCTAATAGATCTCTATTTCAAACCTAGGTTATAACCAAGCCACTTGTAATTAATACGTGAAATAATGAGATTATTGAGATGTTAGAAGGATAAAACATCACATAAATCTAATAGATCTCTATTTCCTTTTTTGAAGCCTACAGCCTTCACACAAGGATGGCATGCTACAAAAGGAATCACTCCAAGCAAGAAAATGGGTGCTTTACAAAGTCATCATAATCTGAAAGCAGCTTATGGCAATATAAgtgattcttaaaaaaaaaaatataataagtgAACCTATTTCTTTAATCAAAGAGGAAGGGTAAACTCTATTGTTTGGATAAACGGCTTATAGCTCAAATGCTTATCAAAATAAACGTTACGAATATGCTTGCATAAGCTATTTTTATAACATAAGATAAAATAactttaaattgtttttatatatattccaaGTTATTTTCGTAAGCTATTTTGGAAAAGTTatgaaaaagaaactcaaaaaagTTTAAGAAATATGTCATAAGCCGTTTTGGTTCAGACTACCAAACAGTTTCACAAAACTTATGCCAATAGATAAGCTCCAATAAGTTAATCCGAACAGGCATGTAATCCGAAAACAGCTTATGACAATAAGTGATTTGGAGGAACTAATCAAAATCGTTTTCGAAATTTCGTCCAAATATTTATGCAAGTAAGTACTTAAGCCATAAGATAAGCAAATAAGCTCTTCAAAACATCCCCTAAGAATGCAAAATCATGATCAAAAtcaatgataatgataataataataataataacaacaacaacaaataaaacaAAGTTTTCTAAGAATCAACAACAGTAAGTAAAgtcatgaagaagaaaaaaaacatgtaaAGCTCTTCAAAACTGAGAGTACTAGCGTTCTGATTATATATCTCATGAATTGCATGTTCCAGAACGTTCCAAGTATGATCAGCATATCTCGGATCCATGATAACTCTCTGCTTGAACGCCTCAATCTGAAATGAGAAAGTGCGAAACGTTGCTTCGTTTTTTCTTTGGTTTAACGGTTTGCAGTTGAATGAAGTTCAGCGGGTTTATACTTATGAAGTACGGTTTCGTTCAACGGATATGCACAGAGAGGTAGAAACGGGAAAtggaaaatttttaaatttatggtATGGTATGATTTAAATACCttataaagtttaattaaaaatgtatatagTTGTTTTTATTAGTAATTTGACGAATATGGTATTCTGTTAAAGAAATATAAATGGtaaagaataattaaaaaataaatagtaaatgaaaataagaggaaaaaaataaaaaataaaaagaatataatCACGTGTTTTAAGTAAAATATTGTAAATAGCAGGATTTATGTACCGAAAAACACAGCAATATTCATGTATTCTTATAAATATAGTAACTACTCTATTTGAAGGAGAGGAAAAATACAAAGAATCgcataaattattataaaaaaatacttttttttgaataaatatataaaaatgtgtTTTGGATTGGGCCTATGACTGGCCCAGCGTCGGGCTGGGCCAATCCAGCGAAGTCAACATGAAGGTCCAACGAAATATCCACTTGTTCATAA encodes:
- the LOC131643084 gene encoding cullin-3A-like, which codes for MDPRYADHTWNVLEHAIHEIYNQNASTLSFEELYMNAYNMVLHKFGEKLYSGLVATMTFHLKEIARSVEAIQGISFLEELNRKWIDHNKALEMIRDILMYMDRTYTTITQKPRVYALGLNLWRENVIHSNQIRSRLLSMLLDLVYSERVGDVVNRGLIRNITLMLMDLGPVYRQEFETHFLQVSADFYRFESQKYMECCDCGDYLKKAERRLDEEMDRVNHYLDPRTEKKITNVVEKEMIENHMLRLIHMENSGLVNMLCDDKYEDLGRMYNLFGRVNDGLPNIIEVMISHMRESGKQLVTDPERLKDPIEFVQRLLDEREKYDKIINMAFSNDKLFRDALNLSFKYFINLNPRSPELISLFVDDKFRKGLQGVSEGDIEVTLDKVMILFRYLDEKDVFEKYYKQHLAKRLLSGKTVSNDAERSFVVKLKTECGFQFSSKLEGMFTDMKTSLDTMQGFYARHPELGDGPTLTVQILTTGSWPSLASVACNLPVEMLELCEKFESYYLGIHTGRRLTWQTNMGTADLKATFGKGQRHELNVSTYQMCVLMLFNDADRLSYKEIEQATEIPTSDLKRCLQSLALVKERNVLRKEPMTKDVSEDDAFFFNDNFSSKLYKVKIGTVVATKESEPEKLETRQKVQEDRKLQIDSVIVRIMKARKQLDHNNLIAEVTKLLQPRFLANLTDVKKRIESLIEREFMERDNRDRKLYRYLA